From the Sinorhizobium garamanticum genome, one window contains:
- a CDS encoding glycosyltransferase family 2 protein: MDPVKLSICIPTYNRARFLENALGRFIESYQIPFSFEIVISDNASTDNTREIVETFAGKGLPIRYFRQLENRGVDANLGSAFRHAAGAYAIYLADDDMLAVDGLVEAIAYLDRNPALSACYAPWHVHNEVEGRDTELFYQIDADTKFDKDEFERLFAFIVERHIFPEIGIYRTGALRTSWLPRHFAYWAFSNLAHFLESGGVAFLKKPFYRQVIQSKLGRDRPQAGHDELLTAWDRYRGGLEYFLHVGAKRGALRMTPDRRTARDAQIRHFTSMRMAVAMRMWAAKKDYVKAYEIYTRMALAGFEHHPTARQLKDSLPLMVAVQTLAWQVNAAAEVNRVILHGVDSPSSLEGLLRELGLRQDIAVVAPAPELEPTEIARTAVFVVAENDRQQFLAQGYSPNLVLCESDIVGNVVV; the protein is encoded by the coding sequence GTGGATCCCGTCAAGCTCAGCATCTGCATCCCGACCTACAACCGAGCGCGGTTCCTGGAGAATGCGCTCGGCCGCTTTATCGAAAGCTATCAGATCCCGTTCAGCTTCGAGATCGTCATCTCCGACAACGCGTCCACGGACAACACGCGGGAGATTGTCGAGACGTTCGCCGGCAAAGGATTGCCGATCCGCTATTTCCGCCAGCTGGAAAATCGTGGCGTCGACGCGAATCTCGGCAGCGCCTTCCGCCATGCGGCGGGCGCGTATGCGATCTATCTCGCAGACGACGACATGCTGGCGGTCGATGGTCTCGTCGAGGCCATTGCCTACCTCGACAGGAACCCGGCGCTCTCCGCCTGTTATGCGCCGTGGCATGTCCACAACGAGGTCGAAGGCCGGGACACCGAACTTTTCTACCAGATCGATGCCGACACCAAATTCGACAAGGATGAATTCGAGCGGCTTTTCGCTTTTATCGTCGAGCGGCACATCTTTCCCGAAATCGGAATCTATCGGACCGGGGCGCTGCGCACGTCGTGGCTGCCGCGCCATTTTGCCTACTGGGCTTTTTCCAACCTCGCGCATTTTCTCGAAAGCGGCGGCGTCGCGTTTCTGAAGAAACCCTTCTACCGGCAGGTCATCCAATCGAAGTTGGGCCGGGATCGGCCCCAGGCCGGCCATGACGAACTGCTGACCGCCTGGGACCGCTACCGGGGCGGCCTGGAATATTTCCTCCACGTCGGAGCCAAGCGTGGAGCCTTGCGCATGACACCCGACCGTCGTACCGCGCGGGACGCGCAGATCAGGCACTTCACCTCCATGCGCATGGCCGTCGCCATGCGCATGTGGGCGGCCAAGAAAGACTACGTCAAGGCCTATGAAATCTATACCCGCATGGCGCTCGCCGGATTCGAGCACCATCCGACGGCGCGGCAACTGAAGGATTCCCTGCCGCTGATGGTGGCCGTGCAAACGCTTGCCTGGCAGGTCAATGCGGCTGCCGAGGTCAACCGCGTGATCCTGCATGGCGTCGACAGTCCGTCATCGCTTGAAGGTCTGCTGCGCGAACTGGGCCTGCGCCAGGACATCGCCGTCGTTGCCCCAGCGCCGGAGCTTGAGCCAACGGAAATCGCGCGCACGGCCGTCTTCGTCGTTGCCGAAAACGATCGCCAGCAGTTCCTCGCGCAAGGCTATTCGCCGAACCTCGTTCTCTGCGAAAGCGACATCGTCGGCAATGTCGTGGTCTGA
- a CDS encoding ABC transporter substrate-binding protein produces MRRLIAAALSTVASIVISASAVNAETFKIGLSNGWVGSEWRTQMIDEAKAAAEKWKEKGVDVEVSVQSANVDVPGQIAHIRNFIAEGVNAIIVNPNSPTAFDPIFAQAKEAGILVIATDAEVSSPDALYVGIDQTAWGAAGAKWLAETLGGKGKVVAINGVAGHPANEMRVAGYKQVFKDYPDIQIVNEVSANWDQAQGQQAMQNILATYPDVNGVVVQDGMAAGAWKSIMDAGKTDQIAATGEIRKDFIDLWVKDKLNSGATVNPPGVMASALNVAVLMLQGKELKEPAKAGQYGNALYLPIPFIDSKNVGDAAKQLEGKPGYYSYTSSLSIEDAEALFK; encoded by the coding sequence ATGAGAAGGCTTATCGCAGCAGCGCTCAGCACAGTCGCGTCCATCGTCATCTCGGCATCGGCAGTCAACGCGGAGACCTTCAAGATCGGTCTCTCGAACGGCTGGGTCGGCAGCGAGTGGCGCACCCAGATGATCGACGAGGCCAAGGCCGCCGCGGAGAAGTGGAAGGAAAAGGGCGTCGACGTCGAAGTCTCGGTCCAGAGCGCGAATGTCGACGTACCCGGACAGATCGCCCATATCCGCAACTTCATCGCCGAAGGCGTGAACGCCATCATCGTTAACCCGAACAGCCCCACCGCCTTCGACCCGATCTTCGCCCAGGCGAAGGAAGCCGGCATCCTGGTGATCGCCACGGACGCGGAAGTCTCGTCTCCGGATGCGCTCTATGTCGGCATTGACCAGACCGCCTGGGGTGCCGCCGGGGCGAAATGGCTTGCCGAAACGCTGGGCGGCAAGGGCAAGGTGGTCGCGATAAACGGCGTTGCCGGTCACCCGGCCAACGAGATGCGCGTGGCAGGCTACAAGCAGGTCTTCAAGGACTATCCGGACATCCAGATCGTCAACGAAGTCAGCGCCAACTGGGATCAGGCGCAGGGCCAGCAGGCGATGCAGAACATCCTTGCCACCTATCCCGACGTGAACGGCGTCGTGGTGCAGGACGGCATGGCCGCCGGCGCCTGGAAATCGATCATGGACGCCGGCAAGACGGACCAGATCGCCGCAACGGGCGAGATCCGCAAGGACTTCATCGACCTCTGGGTCAAGGACAAGCTGAACTCCGGCGCGACCGTCAACCCGCCGGGCGTGATGGCGAGCGCGCTGAATGTCGCGGTGCTGATGCTGCAGGGCAAGGAGTTGAAGGAGCCCGCCAAGGCCGGCCAATACGGTAACGCTCTCTACCTGCCGATCCCGTTCATCGACAGCAAGAACGTGGGCGATGCCGCAAAGCAGCTCGAAGGCAAACCCGGCTACTATTCCTATACCAGCTCGCTTTCGATCGAAGACGCGGAAGCTCTCTTCAAGTGA
- a CDS encoding sugar ABC transporter ATP-binding protein gives MSKLKLSGVSKAYGATLALRRGDLEVLAGEVHVLMGSNGSGKSTLCKIIAGSVRPDAGRILIDNRPVTITGPRSARAQGIGIFYQELSLAAHRSVEENICLAALPIKSHLFVDRASLKQRAARYIRLFEKVAGEGFSADTLVGNLRPDQRQLVEIMKALASEAPILIFDEPTSALDRAQVDCFFEILRDLTWQDRGIIFISHRMDEIKAIGDRVTIIRDGETITTLNLAETDAASVIRLMVGGSGDMPASQSSAPAVVDGKDGAAMTVRNLSGRGFRNVSFEVAKGEILGFGGLHGQGQSALLRAIFGAGFFSSGEVLIGDGRFDASSPRDAIRRGCAYVSGDRGRDGVISGRPIIENVTPIHYLRDRLMIARPSKLRDKVAPALQSMHTKFESLFHPINSLSGGNQQKVIIARWLIDRPDVLLLDDPTKGIDLSAKADLFALIRQLAAEGLGILLYSSEDAELLGNANRILVFNGGSVSRELTGADRTRYNLYQAAYEAA, from the coding sequence ATGTCGAAACTGAAACTGAGCGGCGTAAGCAAGGCTTACGGCGCCACATTGGCATTACGTCGCGGCGATCTGGAGGTGCTGGCCGGCGAAGTCCATGTGCTCATGGGCTCGAACGGATCGGGCAAGAGCACGCTTTGCAAGATCATCGCTGGCAGCGTGCGGCCGGATGCAGGGAGAATCCTTATCGACAACAGGCCGGTCACGATCACCGGGCCGCGTTCGGCACGCGCACAGGGGATCGGCATCTTCTATCAGGAGCTCAGCCTTGCGGCTCATCGCTCGGTCGAGGAAAACATCTGCCTTGCCGCATTGCCGATCAAGTCCCACCTGTTCGTCGACCGGGCCTCGCTCAAGCAGCGCGCTGCCCGCTACATCAGGCTCTTCGAGAAAGTAGCCGGAGAAGGATTTTCCGCCGACACCCTCGTCGGCAACCTGCGCCCCGACCAGCGGCAACTCGTGGAGATCATGAAGGCGCTCGCAAGCGAGGCGCCGATTCTGATCTTCGACGAACCGACCTCCGCGCTCGACCGTGCGCAGGTCGATTGCTTCTTCGAGATCCTGCGTGATCTGACGTGGCAGGACCGCGGCATCATCTTCATTTCCCACCGCATGGACGAGATCAAGGCGATCGGCGACCGGGTGACGATCATTCGCGACGGCGAGACGATCACGACGCTCAATCTTGCCGAGACGGACGCGGCCTCGGTTATCCGGCTGATGGTCGGCGGCTCCGGCGACATGCCGGCTTCACAGTCCTCGGCCCCCGCCGTTGTCGACGGCAAGGACGGCGCGGCGATGACCGTCCGCAATCTCTCCGGCCGCGGTTTCCGCAATGTCAGTTTCGAAGTCGCCAAAGGCGAAATCTTAGGCTTCGGCGGCCTTCACGGGCAGGGCCAATCGGCGCTGCTCCGGGCGATCTTCGGCGCCGGCTTCTTCTCGTCCGGCGAAGTGTTGATCGGCGATGGCCGCTTTGACGCGTCGAGCCCGCGCGACGCCATCCGGCGGGGCTGCGCCTATGTTTCCGGCGATCGCGGCCGCGACGGCGTCATCAGCGGCAGGCCGATCATCGAGAACGTCACGCCGATCCATTATCTGCGCGATCGCCTGATGATAGCCCGGCCCTCCAAGCTGCGCGACAAGGTGGCGCCGGCGCTTCAAAGCATGCATACCAAGTTTGAGAGCCTGTTCCACCCGATCAATTCGCTTTCCGGCGGCAACCAGCAGAAGGTGATCATCGCCCGCTGGCTGATCGACCGCCCCGATGTGCTGCTGCTCGACGACCCGACCAAGGGCATCGACCTTTCGGCGAAGGCCGACCTCTTCGCTCTGATCCGCCAGCTGGCGGCCGAGGGCCTCGGCATCCTGCTCTATTCATCCGAGGACGCCGAATTGCTCGGGAACGCCAACCGCATCCTCGTCTTCAACGGCGGTTCGGTCAGCCGCGAACTGACGGGGGCCGACCGCACGCGCTACAATCTTTATCAAGCCGCTTACGAGGCCGCGTGA
- a CDS encoding ABC transporter permease, giving the protein MAEITITPRARGVGIRKLLERYPFLPALVIVVALLLLNGIFSPNSLSYRSLTGLLSTYMALILLAIAQTYVVYAGDIDLSAGSILSLVNVAIVVLMERWGGGAGAVLLALALGLLLGLGCGLLNGIVVAALRLQAIVATFATSIFFTGFALYILPVAGTPAPALFWRTYGGRLLGVPFVFYILAVLVVLLLVLSRTRLVTQLLAVGDDQQAAFQTGLPVVPVRIKGYLLCGLFSALAAFCITGDTASGDPLVGGKMTLYSVAAVVLGGSALSGGWGTVVGSLLGALTIGLINSVVFFMGTPSEWQNFVQGFAILVVLMAGVLAGRRARA; this is encoded by the coding sequence ATGGCAGAGATCACAATCACCCCGAGGGCGCGCGGGGTTGGCATCCGCAAGCTTCTGGAGCGCTATCCCTTTCTGCCGGCGCTCGTGATCGTCGTGGCGCTGCTGTTGCTCAATGGCATCTTTTCGCCCAACAGCCTCAGCTACCGGTCGCTGACGGGGCTGCTCAGCACCTATATGGCGCTGATCCTGCTCGCGATCGCCCAGACCTATGTCGTCTACGCCGGCGACATCGACCTCTCCGCCGGATCGATCCTGTCGCTCGTCAATGTCGCAATCGTCGTCCTGATGGAGCGGTGGGGCGGCGGGGCCGGCGCCGTGCTGCTTGCGCTCGCCCTCGGCCTTCTGTTAGGGCTCGGCTGCGGGCTCTTGAACGGTATCGTCGTCGCCGCACTGCGGCTGCAGGCGATCGTTGCGACCTTCGCGACGAGCATTTTCTTCACCGGGTTCGCCCTCTACATCCTTCCCGTTGCCGGCACGCCGGCGCCGGCGCTGTTCTGGCGGACCTATGGCGGCCGGCTGCTCGGCGTGCCCTTCGTCTTCTATATCCTGGCGGTGCTGGTCGTGTTGCTTCTGGTGCTGAGCCGCACGCGCCTCGTCACGCAATTGCTCGCCGTCGGCGACGATCAGCAGGCGGCCTTCCAGACCGGCCTGCCGGTCGTGCCCGTGCGGATCAAGGGCTATCTGCTCTGCGGGCTTTTCTCCGCGCTCGCCGCCTTCTGCATCACCGGCGATACGGCGAGCGGCGACCCCCTGGTCGGCGGCAAGATGACGCTCTACAGCGTCGCCGCCGTGGTGCTCGGCGGCAGCGCGCTTTCTGGCGGCTGGGGAACGGTGGTCGGCTCGCTGCTCGGGGCGCTGACGATCGGCCTCATCAACTCGGTCGTCTTCTTCATGGGCACGCCGTCAGAATGGCAGAATTTCGTCCAGGGTTTCGCCATTCTCGTCGTGCTGATGGCAGGCGTACTGGCGGGCAGGAGGGCGCGCGCATGA
- a CDS encoding ABC transporter permease produces the protein MSRILSFVRQPLVVALVLIALLLYLGQTLSPGFASGGQVLRLLIVASLLGIVAAGQNVVILGGREGIDLSVGGVVSLSAIIAGNVMNGADSGIVPAILACLAAGAFFGLLNGLGVTLLRIPPLVMTLGMLGVLQGLLVVIRMGIPSGRAAPGLSSFVTQPLAAGIPGIIWLWIMIGVLMAFMLHRTVFGHRIYAIGSNEHAAYMAGVPVRLMRIALFMISGMFAAIAGLCLLGYSGSSFANVGEQYTLASIIAVVFGGTSLAGGKGGYTGTMAGAILLVILQSILTTVNIDESGRQMVFGATLLLLMMFYGRGRAMRA, from the coding sequence ATGAGCCGGATCCTCTCTTTCGTGCGTCAGCCGCTCGTCGTCGCGCTCGTGCTGATCGCGCTGTTGCTTTACCTCGGCCAAACGCTGTCGCCGGGCTTTGCCTCCGGCGGACAGGTTCTGCGGCTCTTGATCGTCGCCTCGCTGCTCGGCATCGTCGCGGCGGGCCAGAACGTCGTCATTCTCGGCGGGCGCGAGGGCATCGACCTTTCGGTCGGCGGCGTCGTTTCGCTTTCGGCGATCATCGCCGGCAACGTCATGAACGGCGCAGACAGCGGTATTGTGCCGGCGATCCTCGCCTGCCTCGCCGCCGGCGCCTTCTTCGGTCTCCTGAACGGACTGGGCGTGACGCTCCTGCGCATCCCGCCCCTTGTCATGACCCTCGGCATGCTCGGCGTGCTCCAGGGCCTGCTCGTCGTCATCCGCATGGGGATACCCTCCGGCCGTGCGGCGCCGGGCCTGTCGAGCTTCGTCACGCAACCGCTCGCCGCCGGCATTCCCGGCATCATCTGGCTGTGGATCATGATTGGCGTGCTCATGGCCTTCATGCTCCACCGCACGGTTTTCGGCCACCGCATCTATGCCATTGGCTCGAACGAGCATGCGGCCTACATGGCAGGTGTTCCGGTCAGGCTGATGCGTATCGCCCTCTTCATGATTTCCGGCATGTTCGCCGCGATCGCCGGCCTTTGCTTGCTCGGCTATTCCGGGTCGTCCTTCGCCAATGTCGGCGAGCAGTACACGCTCGCATCGATCATCGCGGTCGTCTTCGGCGGCACGTCGCTTGCCGGCGGCAAGGGCGGCTATACCGGCACCATGGCCGGCGCGATCCTGCTCGTCATTCTCCAGAGCATCCTGACCACGGTGAACATCGATGAATCCGGGCGCCAGATGGTGTTCGGGGCGACGCTGCTCCTGCTCATGATGTTCTATGGTCGGGGCCGGGCGATGCGCGCATGA
- a CDS encoding LacI family DNA-binding transcriptional regulator, with amino-acid sequence MRERPKIKDIAKRAGVSVATVSRALSDSALVTAETRQRILDLARELNYRPNVSARSLRTRKSMSVLLVVRDVGNPFYLDILKGVEATAREAGYSVLMGNTESDPAREIEYFNMLRDGHADGMILMTGKLPPAGGNWTGAPSRLPVVVALEIIEGAGLPHVQVDNVGAAREAVEHLISIGHRRIAHISGPLPELMSLHRREGYREAMRNAGLDVPEAYEVRGDYLLESGQECCRKLFTLPEPPTALFVANDEMAYGAAYELRRMGHDVPGDVSVVGFDDLYLSKAFYPPLTTVSQPRAEIGHVAMELLLKILSGAEIDCDEPIVLPTVLHIRGSTAPPRE; translated from the coding sequence ATGAGAGAGCGGCCGAAGATCAAGGATATCGCCAAACGGGCGGGCGTGTCGGTCGCGACGGTATCGCGCGCGCTCAGCGACTCGGCGCTGGTGACGGCCGAGACGCGCCAGCGCATTCTTGATCTGGCGCGCGAGCTCAACTACCGCCCCAATGTCAGCGCGCGCAGCCTGCGCACCCGCAAGTCCATGTCGGTGCTGCTCGTCGTGCGCGATGTCGGCAATCCTTTCTATCTCGATATCCTGAAAGGGGTGGAGGCGACGGCGCGGGAGGCCGGCTATTCGGTGCTGATGGGCAACACCGAAAGCGATCCGGCCCGAGAAATCGAGTATTTCAACATGCTGCGCGACGGCCACGCCGACGGCATGATCCTGATGACCGGCAAGCTACCGCCGGCTGGCGGAAACTGGACCGGCGCACCGAGCCGCCTGCCGGTGGTGGTGGCGCTCGAGATCATCGAGGGCGCAGGCCTGCCACATGTGCAGGTGGACAATGTCGGCGCCGCGCGGGAAGCGGTGGAGCACCTCATCTCGATCGGCCATCGGCGCATCGCTCATATCAGCGGACCATTGCCGGAACTGATGAGCCTTCATAGGCGCGAAGGCTATCGCGAGGCCATGCGCAATGCCGGGCTCGACGTGCCGGAAGCCTATGAAGTTCGCGGCGACTATCTGCTCGAAAGCGGGCAGGAGTGCTGCCGCAAGCTTTTCACCCTGCCGGAGCCGCCGACCGCGCTTTTCGTTGCCAACGACGAAATGGCCTATGGCGCCGCATACGAACTGCGCCGCATGGGGCACGATGTGCCGGGCGACGTGTCGGTGGTCGGTTTCGACGATCTCTACCTGAGCAAGGCCTTCTACCCGCCGCTGACCACCGTCAGCCAGCCGCGCGCCGAGATCGGACATGTCGCCATGGAACTGCTTCTCAAGATCCTGTCCGGCGCCGAGATCGATTGCGACGAACCGATCGTCCTTCCGACTGTCTTGCACATTCGGGGAAGTACGGCTCCGCCGCGGGAATGA
- a CDS encoding Gfo/Idh/MocA family protein gives MTELPRQTLRVGFVGTGFIAHFHLKSLVGVRNVEVTGAFSPTAEHRARFAREVVALDLGNCRAHDSLESLVTADDVDAIWILSPNYTRIEVMRILTAAIKAGRSKIFAVACEKPLARTVAEAREMLRLAEDAGLNHGYLENQVFCTPVLRGKEIIWRRAASSTGRPYLARAAEEHSGPHEPWFWQGDKQGGGVLSDMMCHSVEVARHLLTAPGAPRNSLKVKAVNGTVANLKWTRPGYAEQLTERFGKAVDYRRRPAEDFARATVTLEDEDGNELMIEATTSWAYVGAGLRIQLELLGPEYALEYNSLGTGLKIFLSREVKGSEGEDLVEKQNAEQGLMPILDDEAAVYGYTDENRHMVECFRKGVKPLETFEDGLAVVEILMGLYRSAEIGATLTFPAPELEDYVPVVARTSA, from the coding sequence ATGACTGAACTGCCAAGGCAGACATTGCGCGTCGGATTCGTCGGAACCGGCTTCATCGCCCATTTCCACCTGAAATCGCTGGTCGGCGTGCGCAATGTCGAGGTGACGGGTGCCTTCAGCCCTACAGCCGAACACCGCGCGCGGTTTGCCAGAGAGGTAGTGGCTCTCGATCTCGGGAACTGCCGGGCGCATGACAGTCTTGAATCGCTCGTTACCGCCGACGATGTCGACGCGATCTGGATTCTCTCGCCGAACTATACGCGGATCGAGGTGATGCGGATACTCACCGCAGCGATCAAGGCCGGGCGCAGCAAGATCTTCGCCGTCGCTTGCGAAAAGCCGCTCGCGCGCACGGTTGCCGAAGCCCGCGAAATGCTGCGGCTTGCCGAGGATGCCGGTCTCAACCACGGCTATCTCGAGAATCAGGTTTTCTGCACGCCGGTGTTGCGCGGCAAGGAGATCATCTGGCGCCGCGCAGCGTCCAGCACCGGCCGCCCCTATCTGGCACGCGCGGCGGAAGAGCATTCCGGCCCGCACGAACCCTGGTTCTGGCAGGGCGACAAACAGGGCGGGGGGGTACTCTCGGACATGATGTGCCATAGCGTCGAGGTGGCGCGTCATCTCCTGACTGCGCCGGGCGCGCCGCGCAACTCGCTGAAGGTGAAGGCGGTCAATGGAACGGTTGCGAACCTCAAGTGGACCCGTCCGGGCTATGCCGAGCAGCTCACAGAGCGTTTCGGAAAGGCGGTCGATTACCGCAGGCGCCCGGCGGAGGATTTCGCCCGCGCGACCGTTACGCTTGAGGACGAGGACGGCAACGAGCTGATGATCGAGGCGACGACCTCCTGGGCCTATGTCGGCGCCGGCTTACGCATCCAGCTCGAACTCCTGGGACCGGAATATGCACTGGAATACAACTCGCTCGGGACGGGCCTGAAGATCTTTCTGTCGCGCGAGGTCAAAGGGTCCGAGGGCGAGGATCTCGTCGAAAAGCAGAATGCCGAGCAGGGGCTGATGCCGATTCTAGATGATGAGGCGGCCGTCTATGGCTACACGGACGAAAACCGGCACATGGTCGAGTGTTTCCGCAAGGGCGTGAAGCCGCTCGAAACCTTCGAGGACGGCCTCGCCGTGGTCGAGATTCTGATGGGTCTTTATCGGTCGGCCGAGATCGGCGCGACGCTCACGTTTCCGGCGCCGGAGCTCGAAGACTACGTTCCGGTCGTCGCGCGCACCAGCGCGTGA